A window from Bordetella petrii encodes these proteins:
- a CDS encoding FAD-binding oxidoreductase gives MDIEPRYLHDWSGTEYGVPAALARPASVDELSAWLAGHHATATPIAVQGGRTGVSGGAAPADGEHILSMENLNQVVSFDRKAGVIVVEAGMVLQPLQELVEAEGWSFPLDLGSRGSCQIGGNAATNAGGSRVIKYGNTRNMVLGLEAVLADGSIIGLPNQLVKNNAGYSLAQLLVGSEGTLGVMTKLALRLVPRPAARLCALLAMPHGVPLDSLLHRCRQELGGALSAFEVMWPEYVQAAQAACGEGRALPDGFQGRRAVLAEVEGDCEASLAGRLEQVLARACEDGLVHDVVLSASGKDARQLWQIRESVGEIQAGIRPYAGFDLGMPARDYDRYVQQARDRLAATGLPVQAYFFGHAGDGNLHAVIGPCHTSQARQQVEAALYDLLPRYTTTVTAEHGVGRKKKAMLARARTGADIAAMAAIKRALDPANILNRGRIFDV, from the coding sequence ATGGACATAGAACCCCGTTATCTGCACGACTGGAGCGGCACGGAATACGGCGTGCCGGCCGCGCTGGCGCGGCCGGCCAGCGTCGATGAGTTGTCGGCATGGCTGGCCGGCCACCATGCCACCGCCACGCCCATTGCCGTGCAGGGCGGCCGCACCGGCGTGTCGGGCGGCGCGGCCCCCGCCGATGGCGAGCACATCCTGTCGATGGAAAACCTGAACCAGGTCGTCAGCTTCGACCGCAAGGCCGGGGTGATCGTCGTCGAGGCCGGCATGGTGCTGCAGCCGCTGCAGGAACTGGTCGAAGCAGAAGGGTGGTCTTTTCCGCTCGACCTGGGTTCGCGCGGATCGTGCCAGATCGGCGGCAACGCGGCCACCAACGCGGGCGGATCGCGGGTGATCAAGTACGGCAACACCCGCAACATGGTGCTGGGCCTGGAAGCCGTGCTGGCCGACGGCAGCATCATCGGGCTGCCCAACCAGCTGGTCAAGAACAACGCCGGCTATTCGCTGGCCCAGTTGCTGGTGGGCAGCGAAGGCACGCTGGGCGTCATGACCAAACTGGCCCTGCGCCTGGTGCCCAGGCCGGCGGCCAGGCTCTGCGCCCTGCTGGCGATGCCGCACGGCGTGCCCCTGGACAGCCTGCTGCACCGTTGCCGGCAGGAACTGGGCGGCGCATTGTCCGCCTTCGAGGTGATGTGGCCCGAATACGTCCAGGCGGCGCAAGCCGCCTGCGGCGAAGGGCGCGCTTTGCCCGACGGCTTCCAGGGCCGGCGCGCCGTGCTGGCTGAAGTCGAGGGTGATTGCGAAGCCTCGCTGGCCGGCCGCCTCGAACAGGTGCTTGCGCGGGCCTGTGAAGACGGACTGGTGCATGACGTGGTGCTGTCCGCCTCGGGCAAGGACGCCCGGCAGTTGTGGCAGATCCGCGAGTCGGTCGGCGAGATCCAGGCGGGCATCCGACCCTACGCCGGCTTCGACCTGGGCATGCCGGCGCGCGACTATGACCGCTACGTGCAGCAGGCGCGCGACCGCCTGGCGGCGACGGGGCTGCCGGTGCAGGCCTACTTCTTCGGGCATGCCGGAGACGGCAATCTGCACGCGGTCATCGGCCCGTGCCATACCAGCCAGGCCAGGCAGCAGGTCGAGGCCGCGCTCTACGACCTGTTGCCGCGCTACACCACCACGGTCACGGCCGAGCATGGGGTAGGGCGCAAGAAAAAGGCCATGCTGGCCCGCGCGCGCACGGGCGCCGACATCGCCGCCATGGCGGCGATCAAGCGGGCGCTGGATCCCGCGAATATCCTCAACCGCGGGCGGATCTTCGACGTGTAG
- a CDS encoding alpha-hydroxy acid oxidase, giving the protein MFLCLDDFEAAARKRLPRCLYAFAANGSERGASAAANGQSFRKWSFLPRALRDVSRVNQAVDLFGTSHAAPFGIAPMGGCALFAHRADLALAAAAQGRRVPFVLSAASSLPLEHIMAHAPGTWYQGYVPGDDAAILPLLDRLRAAGVQVLVLTVDVPVASNRDGERRLGFSVPVRPSLSLALDGLRHPRWLCGTLARTLLRDGMPRLPNFAGGGPARPIIAPPAPAMRSGRDRFTWEHVALIRRQWRGALVLKGILRAGDARQAVAAGADGLIVSNHGGRQLDGAIAALDALPPIVEAAGGRPVCLDGGIRRGTDVLKALALGAKMVLVGRPMLYAAACGGQRQVEAAIDMLSREIAIDLALLGCPDLAGLDRSWLERA; this is encoded by the coding sequence ATGTTTCTGTGTCTTGACGATTTCGAGGCCGCGGCGCGCAAGCGCCTGCCCCGCTGCCTGTACGCCTTCGCCGCCAATGGGTCCGAGCGCGGCGCCTCGGCCGCCGCCAACGGGCAGAGCTTCCGGAAGTGGTCGTTCCTGCCGCGCGCCTTGCGGGACGTGTCGCGGGTGAACCAGGCGGTGGACTTGTTCGGCACGTCGCACGCCGCGCCTTTCGGCATTGCGCCCATGGGGGGATGCGCCTTGTTCGCGCACCGCGCCGACCTGGCCCTGGCCGCCGCGGCGCAGGGCCGCCGGGTGCCGTTCGTGCTCAGCGCCGCGTCCAGCCTGCCGCTGGAGCACATCATGGCCCATGCCCCCGGGACGTGGTACCAGGGGTACGTGCCGGGCGACGACGCGGCGATTCTGCCTCTGCTCGACCGCCTGCGAGCCGCCGGCGTGCAAGTGCTGGTGTTGACCGTCGACGTGCCGGTGGCCTCCAACCGCGATGGCGAACGGCGCCTGGGCTTCTCGGTGCCGGTCAGACCCAGCCTGTCGCTGGCGCTGGATGGCTTGCGGCATCCGCGCTGGCTGTGCGGGACGCTGGCCCGCACCCTACTGCGCGACGGCATGCCCCGCCTGCCGAATTTCGCCGGCGGCGGGCCGGCGCGCCCCATCATCGCCCCGCCCGCGCCCGCCATGCGCTCCGGCCGCGACCGCTTCACCTGGGAACACGTGGCGCTGATACGCAGGCAATGGCGCGGGGCGCTGGTGCTCAAGGGCATACTGCGCGCCGGCGACGCGCGGCAGGCGGTGGCGGCCGGCGCCGACGGGCTGATCGTGTCCAACCATGGCGGCCGGCAGCTCGATGGCGCCATCGCCGCGCTCGACGCCCTGCCGCCCATTGTCGAGGCGGCCGGCGGCCGGCCGGTGTGCCTGGACGGCGGCATACGCCGCGGCACCGACGTGCTGAAGGCGCTGGCCCTGGGGGCGAAGATGGTGTTGGTCGGCCGCCCGATGCTGTACGCGGCTGCGTGCGGCGGGCAGCGGCAAGTGGAAGCGGCCATCGACATGCTGAGCCGGGAAATCGCCATCGACCTGGCCCTGCTCGGGTGCCCCGACCTGGCCGGCCTGGACCGCAGCTGGCTGGAACGCGCCTGA
- a CDS encoding mandelate racemase/muconate lactonizing enzyme family protein, with product MKITDIRASALSVPVTIDVPGVGPHREKLGCCVVEVHTDAGIVGHGLTGITQEKAIEAIVNHVAAPALAGADPLAHEARWEQMYWLMSSRGQTGYAAHAIAAIDVALWDIKGKRYGQPVWRLLGGARNTVPVYATFGFDFLDIDGLKDAAQALRAQGLSHLKMVVGHRALQRRDQGRDLLSVIQEDERRIRAVREAIGEQAALYIDANCSLDAYHAHRLAMQTLDCRLGFFEEPVSQNDVQAMADLRARTGVPLACGQNEGLAYRFRDWMVARSVDYVQPNVVISGGYTQCARIAALAAAFNLSVTNGGAFPLHNMHLQAGVHNGTKVEWHLPVVALMHQLYEGFVEPRDGVITLPDTPGLGFALRPGALREFAA from the coding sequence ATGAAAATCACCGATATCCGCGCCAGCGCGCTTTCCGTTCCCGTGACCATCGATGTGCCGGGCGTGGGGCCCCACCGCGAAAAGCTGGGCTGCTGCGTGGTCGAGGTCCATACCGACGCAGGCATCGTCGGCCATGGGCTGACCGGCATCACCCAGGAAAAAGCCATCGAGGCCATCGTCAACCATGTGGCGGCGCCGGCCCTGGCCGGCGCCGATCCGCTGGCGCACGAGGCGCGCTGGGAGCAGATGTACTGGCTGATGTCGTCGCGCGGGCAGACCGGCTATGCGGCGCACGCCATTGCCGCGATCGACGTGGCCCTGTGGGACATCAAAGGCAAGCGCTATGGGCAGCCGGTGTGGCGCCTGCTGGGCGGGGCGCGCAATACGGTGCCCGTGTACGCCACCTTCGGCTTCGATTTCCTGGACATCGACGGCCTGAAAGACGCGGCGCAGGCCTTGCGCGCGCAAGGCCTGTCGCACCTGAAGATGGTGGTGGGGCACCGCGCGCTGCAGCGGCGCGACCAGGGCCGCGACCTGCTGTCGGTAATCCAGGAAGACGAACGGCGCATCCGCGCGGTGCGCGAGGCGATAGGCGAACAGGCGGCGCTGTACATCGACGCCAACTGCAGCCTGGACGCCTACCATGCCCATCGCCTGGCCATGCAGACTCTGGATTGCAGGCTGGGCTTTTTCGAAGAACCCGTGTCGCAGAACGATGTGCAGGCCATGGCCGACCTGCGCGCGCGCACGGGCGTGCCGCTGGCCTGCGGGCAGAACGAAGGCCTGGCCTACCGTTTCCGCGACTGGATGGTGGCCCGAAGCGTGGACTACGTGCAGCCCAACGTGGTGATCAGCGGCGGCTATACGCAATGCGCTCGCATCGCCGCGCTGGCCGCGGCGTTCAACCTGTCGGTAACCAACGGCGGCGCCTTCCCGCTTCACAACATGCACCTGCAAGCCGGCGTGCACAACGGCACCAAGGTAGAGTGGCATCTGCCCGTGGTCGCCTTGATGCACCAGCTGTACGAAGGTTTCGTCGAACCCCGGGACGGCGTCATTACCCTGCCCGACACGCCGGGCCTGGGCTTCGCGCTGCGGCCCGGGGCGCTGCGGGAATTCGCGGCATGA
- a CDS encoding Bug family tripartite tricarboxylate transporter substrate binding protein: protein MAFSSRRRDMLLVALLGAAPQVRSQPARFPDRPLRIVVGYAAGGGMDTMARILAAGLSGQLGQSVVVENRPGAAGMLAADHIAKSAADGYSLLMGETSLLIAPHLQASALVDPLAQLTPVAGLFESLYMVIANNDFPASNPAEMIQVLKAAPGKYVYATSGIGTLHHMGFELLKAEAGLTVLHVPYRGASQLVPDLLNNRIQLAVVSASVGQELAQAGKVKALGVYSNVDARRSGGIAPIATAVPGFDVVPLQVLYAPAGTPADVVARLSQAVRAVLADPGTVEQAGQQGVVPAYAAPQPLARKLASESARWRDLIEQQHIKAQ, encoded by the coding sequence ATGGCCTTTTCATCCCGCCGCCGCGACATGCTGCTGGTTGCGCTGCTCGGCGCCGCGCCGCAGGTCCGCTCACAGCCCGCCAGGTTTCCCGACCGCCCGCTGCGCATCGTGGTGGGCTATGCCGCGGGCGGCGGCATGGATACCATGGCCAGGATCCTGGCCGCGGGGCTGTCCGGGCAGCTGGGCCAGTCGGTCGTGGTCGAGAACCGCCCCGGCGCCGCCGGCATGCTGGCGGCCGACCACATCGCCAAGTCGGCCGCCGACGGCTACAGCCTGCTCATGGGCGAAACCTCGCTGCTGATCGCGCCGCACCTGCAGGCCAGCGCCCTGGTCGACCCGTTGGCGCAGCTGACCCCGGTCGCCGGCCTGTTCGAATCCCTGTACATGGTGATCGCGAACAACGACTTTCCCGCCTCGAACCCGGCCGAGATGATCCAGGTTTTGAAGGCCGCGCCGGGCAAGTATGTGTATGCGACCTCGGGCATCGGAACCCTGCATCACATGGGCTTCGAGCTGCTGAAGGCCGAGGCGGGCCTGACGGTGCTGCACGTTCCGTACCGCGGCGCTTCCCAACTGGTGCCCGACCTGCTCAACAACCGCATCCAGCTGGCCGTGGTCAGCGCGTCGGTGGGGCAGGAGCTCGCGCAGGCAGGCAAGGTCAAGGCGCTGGGCGTGTACAGCAATGTCGACGCCAGGCGCAGCGGCGGCATTGCGCCCATCGCGACCGCCGTGCCCGGTTTCGATGTGGTGCCACTGCAGGTGCTGTACGCGCCGGCCGGCACGCCCGCCGACGTGGTGGCCCGCCTGTCGCAAGCGGTGCGGGCCGTGCTGGCCGACCCGGGCACGGTCGAGCAGGCCGGGCAGCAGGGCGTCGTGCCCGCCTATGCCGCCCCGCAGCCGCTGGCCCGCAAGCTGGCCAGCGAATCGGCCCGCTGGCGCGACCTGATCGAGCAGCAGCACATCAAGGCGCAATAG
- the mdlC gene encoding benzoylformate decarboxylase gives MNTSHTRTPTVREAVYEVMRAFGASKIFGNPGSTELPMFRDFPADFEYVLGLQEAAVVGMADGYAVASGKVAFVNLHSAAGVGNGMGNIYTAFKNRTPLVIIAGQQSRAILPFDPYLASERAAELPQPYVKWSIEPARAADVPFAVATACRRALQAPCGPVLVSVPADDWDQPAAGFVPPRMAGARVGPDPDAIAGFGLQLARCARPAFVVGAEVDRDGAWADVVALAERHQAGVYTAPMTARGAFPEDHPLFMGFLPAAREPIAKQLAGHDLILAIGAPVFTYHIEGEGPHVPEGAALLQLTEDMASAARLPVGEAVVGSVQLSVRALLAAARDVPARQPPPARPRAARIEPGSPLSVPYVLQTLADLRDPASVIVEEAPTARVVMHAHLPMLRPASFYTMASGGLGYGIAAAVGIAAARPRDRVVAVIGDGSAMYSIQALWTAVQLRLDVTFLILNNRRYAAMVRFAGVLGFDRGAQLPGTDIDGIDFVALAQGLGCAASRVEEPGELAPALQHALHSNGPHLLELMVA, from the coding sequence ATGAACACCAGCCATACCCGCACGCCTACTGTCCGCGAGGCCGTCTACGAGGTGATGCGCGCCTTCGGCGCCAGCAAGATCTTCGGCAATCCCGGCTCGACGGAGCTGCCGATGTTTCGTGATTTCCCGGCCGACTTCGAATACGTGCTGGGCCTGCAGGAAGCCGCCGTGGTCGGCATGGCCGACGGCTATGCCGTGGCCAGCGGCAAGGTGGCTTTCGTCAACCTGCATTCGGCGGCCGGCGTCGGCAACGGCATGGGCAACATCTACACCGCCTTCAAGAACCGCACGCCCCTGGTGATCATCGCGGGCCAGCAAAGCCGCGCGATACTGCCGTTCGATCCGTACCTGGCGTCCGAGCGCGCCGCCGAACTGCCTCAGCCATACGTCAAGTGGAGCATCGAACCGGCGCGCGCCGCGGACGTGCCGTTCGCCGTGGCCACCGCGTGCCGGCGCGCCCTGCAGGCGCCCTGCGGGCCCGTGCTGGTGTCGGTGCCGGCCGATGACTGGGACCAGCCGGCCGCCGGCTTCGTCCCGCCCCGCATGGCCGGCGCCCGGGTCGGGCCCGATCCGGACGCCATCGCCGGGTTCGGCCTGCAACTGGCCCGGTGCGCCAGGCCGGCCTTCGTGGTGGGCGCCGAAGTCGACCGCGATGGCGCCTGGGCGGACGTGGTCGCCCTGGCCGAGCGGCATCAGGCCGGCGTCTATACCGCGCCCATGACCGCGCGCGGCGCTTTTCCCGAAGATCATCCCCTGTTCATGGGCTTCCTGCCCGCGGCGCGCGAACCGATCGCCAAGCAGCTGGCCGGCCATGATCTTATTCTGGCCATCGGGGCGCCGGTGTTCACATACCACATCGAGGGCGAGGGCCCGCACGTGCCAGAAGGCGCGGCGCTGCTGCAGCTGACCGAGGACATGGCCAGCGCCGCGCGCCTGCCCGTGGGCGAGGCTGTGGTGGGCAGCGTGCAGCTGTCGGTGCGCGCGCTGCTGGCCGCCGCGCGGGACGTCCCCGCGCGCCAGCCGCCGCCGGCGCGGCCGCGGGCGGCGCGGATCGAGCCCGGCAGCCCGCTGAGCGTTCCCTATGTGCTGCAGACGCTGGCCGATCTGCGCGACCCGGCCAGCGTCATCGTCGAAGAAGCGCCCACGGCCAGGGTGGTCATGCATGCGCACCTGCCCATGTTGCGTCCGGCGTCGTTCTACACCATGGCCAGCGGCGGGCTCGGATACGGCATCGCCGCCGCCGTGGGCATCGCGGCGGCGCGGCCCCGGGACCGCGTCGTGGCCGTGATCGGCGACGGCTCGGCCATGTACTCGATCCAGGCCCTGTGGACGGCCGTCCAGCTGCGGCTGGACGTCACCTTTCTTATCCTGAACAACCGCCGCTACGCGGCCATGGTGCGGTTCGCCGGCGTGCTGGGTTTCGACCGGGGCGCGCAGTTGCCGGGCACCGACATCGACGGCATCGATTTCGTGGCGCTGGCCCAGGGCCTGGGATGCGCGGCAAGCCGGGTCGAGGAGCCCGGCGAGCTCGCGCCGGCGTTGCAGCACGCGCTGCATTCCAACGGGCCGCATCTGCTTGAACTGATGGTTGCCTGA
- a CDS encoding NAD-dependent succinate-semialdehyde dehydrogenase, with product MTATKASGAGYRAPGLYIGDRWRAGGAATHTAVVNPATGATLDQLRHASAADLDDALQAAQAGFETWRNTPAAARQDLLLRGVALLRGRAADIARCLTLEQGKPLAQSLGEVKVAADMVQWYAEQARRIQGRLVPGDAAGVDYEVRKAPVGPCLLLSPWNVPVILAARKIGGALAAGCSCIVKPPEETPAAVAMMVACFVEAGLPPGVLNLVFGVPDAVSRHLIASDTIKKVSFTGSVAVGRLLAGLAAPGLKRLTLELGGHSPVVVFDDVDVEDCVARLVAAKFRNAGQLCHAPTRFFVQRRIYADFVDRFARAAASLKQGDGLLPQTEIGPLANARRQRAMAELVASTARAATLVTGGGHGIEQGCFFQPTVFADVQPDAEAMVNEPFGPVALFRAFDDPASALAQANATRYGLGAYVFTDSARLQRQMIDGLNVGAIAVNSTVVSVAEAPFGGVGDSGYGYESGEEGLEGYLHTKFVNRNSQP from the coding sequence ATGACGGCAACCAAGGCATCCGGCGCCGGCTATCGGGCGCCCGGGCTGTATATCGGCGACCGGTGGCGCGCGGGCGGGGCCGCGACGCATACCGCGGTGGTGAATCCGGCCACCGGGGCCACCCTGGACCAGCTGCGGCATGCCTCGGCCGCCGATCTGGACGATGCGTTGCAGGCCGCCCAGGCGGGGTTCGAGACCTGGCGCAACACCCCGGCCGCCGCGCGGCAGGATCTGCTGCTGCGCGGCGTGGCGCTGCTGCGCGGCCGCGCGGCCGACATCGCGCGCTGCCTGACGCTGGAGCAGGGCAAGCCGCTGGCGCAGTCGCTGGGCGAAGTGAAAGTGGCGGCCGACATGGTGCAGTGGTATGCCGAGCAGGCGCGCCGCATCCAGGGCCGCCTGGTGCCCGGGGATGCGGCCGGCGTGGACTACGAAGTGCGCAAGGCGCCCGTCGGTCCCTGCCTGCTGCTGTCGCCGTGGAACGTGCCGGTGATCCTGGCCGCGCGCAAGATCGGCGGCGCGCTGGCCGCGGGCTGTTCGTGCATCGTCAAGCCGCCCGAGGAAACGCCCGCGGCGGTGGCCATGATGGTGGCCTGCTTCGTCGAGGCGGGGCTGCCGCCCGGGGTGCTGAACCTGGTCTTCGGCGTGCCCGACGCCGTATCGCGGCACTTGATCGCTTCCGACACCATCAAGAAAGTGTCCTTCACCGGATCGGTCGCCGTGGGCAGGCTGCTGGCCGGCCTGGCCGCGCCGGGCCTGAAACGCCTGACGCTGGAACTGGGCGGGCATTCGCCGGTTGTCGTGTTCGACGACGTGGACGTCGAGGACTGCGTGGCCCGGCTGGTGGCGGCCAAGTTCCGCAACGCCGGCCAGTTGTGCCATGCGCCGACCCGCTTCTTTGTGCAGCGGCGCATCTATGCCGACTTCGTCGACCGGTTCGCGCGCGCGGCCGCCAGCCTGAAGCAGGGCGACGGCCTGCTGCCGCAAACCGAGATCGGCCCCCTGGCCAATGCGCGCCGCCAGCGGGCCATGGCCGAGCTGGTGGCCAGCACGGCCCGGGCGGCCACGCTGGTCACCGGCGGCGGCCATGGCATCGAGCAGGGCTGCTTCTTCCAGCCCACCGTATTCGCCGATGTGCAGCCCGATGCCGAGGCCATGGTCAACGAACCCTTCGGCCCCGTCGCGTTGTTCCGGGCCTTCGACGATCCGGCGTCGGCGCTGGCCCAGGCCAACGCCACCCGCTACGGGCTGGGCGCCTATGTCTTCACCGATTCGGCGCGCCTGCAGCGCCAGATGATCGACGGCCTGAACGTGGGCGCCATTGCTGTAAACAGCACCGTGGTCAGCGTGGCCGAGGCGCCGTTCGGCGGCGTGGGCGACAGCGGCTACGGCTACGAGAGCGGCGAAGAAGGCCTCGAAGGCTATCTGCATACCAAGTTTGTCAATCGAAACTCGCAACCATGA
- a CDS encoding Bug family tripartite tricarboxylate transporter substrate binding protein: protein MMLSRLTALLLLSAAAWSAHAKDAAAAADYPAKPIRLIVGYSPGGSNDVIARLVAKRLQDSMGQPVVVENRPSTGAIVGAVVTARAEPDGYTLMIGASGPIAINPAVYKKLPYSPQDFVPVSLIATFPLVLTVKHDSGIRGLQDLVAYTRKYPERSNYSSSSSTFQMATEQLKEQTGIQAQHVPYKGSNDSMLAVASGEVTFSMLDPGPAAGALKGGLIRGLAVTSAERMPAYPGLPTLKEQGVDLEIGFWIGLFAPKGTPAAIVQRLEQEVAKAVGQPDAAKEMTRLGLTPTVNTSSEFTRQIDREIKAWTQLARQKNIVVE from the coding sequence ATGATGCTGAGCCGCCTGACGGCGCTGTTGCTGCTGAGCGCGGCGGCCTGGTCCGCGCACGCCAAAGACGCCGCGGCCGCCGCGGACTATCCGGCCAAGCCGATCCGCCTGATCGTGGGCTATTCGCCGGGCGGGTCCAACGACGTCATTGCCCGCCTGGTCGCCAAGCGCCTGCAGGACAGCATGGGCCAGCCCGTGGTGGTCGAGAACCGGCCCAGCACCGGCGCCATCGTGGGGGCGGTGGTCACGGCGCGCGCCGAGCCCGACGGCTACACGCTGATGATCGGCGCCAGCGGGCCCATCGCCATCAATCCGGCGGTCTATAAAAAGCTGCCGTATTCGCCGCAAGACTTCGTGCCCGTTTCGCTGATCGCGACCTTTCCCCTGGTGCTGACGGTCAAGCACGACAGCGGCATCCGCGGCCTGCAAGACCTGGTCGCCTACACCCGCAAGTATCCCGAGCGTTCCAATTACAGCTCCAGTTCCAGCACGTTCCAGATGGCCACCGAGCAGCTCAAGGAGCAGACCGGCATACAGGCCCAGCATGTGCCCTACAAGGGCAGCAACGATTCCATGCTGGCGGTGGCTTCCGGCGAAGTCACCTTCAGCATGCTGGACCCCGGCCCGGCGGCGGGCGCCCTGAAGGGCGGGCTGATACGCGGCCTGGCGGTCACTTCGGCTGAACGCATGCCGGCCTATCCCGGCCTGCCCACCCTGAAAGAGCAGGGCGTGGACCTGGAAATCGGTTTCTGGATCGGGTTGTTCGCTCCCAAGGGCACGCCTGCGGCGATCGTGCAGCGCCTGGAGCAGGAAGTCGCCAAGGCCGTCGGCCAGCCCGACGCCGCCAAAGAAATGACGCGCCTGGGGCTCACGCCCACGGTCAATACCTCGAGCGAGTTCACGCGCCAGATCGATCGCGAAATCAAGGCCTGGACGCAACTGGCCAGGCAGAAAAACATCGTGGTGGAGTAG
- a CDS encoding LysR family transcriptional regulator has product MDWTHRLRLRQLQVLLSLADTQNISHSAEQLHVTQPALSKWLKEFETDLGLPLFERHARGLRLTAYGKTLKAFALRINGELDRARDEMAALRQGSAGRAVVGASGAAIASVVPQAIQSLLREMPSASIEIREAPMDGLFIQLLQRELDIAVGRAAPHYQHPEICSEPLYEERLRFAVRADHPLTRKPDVSLADLLSFRWIVWTRDIPARYVLEDALAEAGLAVPRDVVNSNSVLATIALAADSDMIAVVAERAIDLPDGTRVLTPLPVALHTRSTLTMYWRQELVPSAAVQELLARIRAAARPAPAPA; this is encoded by the coding sequence ATGGATTGGACGCACAGGCTGCGGCTGAGGCAGCTTCAGGTCTTGCTCAGCCTGGCCGACACGCAGAACATCAGCCATTCGGCCGAGCAGCTTCATGTCACGCAGCCTGCCTTGTCCAAATGGCTGAAAGAGTTCGAGACCGACCTTGGCCTGCCCCTGTTCGAACGGCATGCCCGGGGGCTGCGGCTGACGGCGTACGGCAAGACCCTGAAGGCCTTTGCGCTGCGCATCAACGGCGAGCTGGACCGCGCCCGCGACGAAATGGCCGCCCTGCGGCAGGGCAGCGCGGGCCGCGCCGTGGTGGGCGCCTCGGGCGCGGCCATTGCCAGTGTGGTGCCGCAAGCCATCCAGTCGCTGCTGCGGGAAATGCCCAGCGCTTCCATCGAAATCCGCGAAGCGCCCATGGACGGGCTGTTCATCCAATTGCTGCAGCGTGAGCTGGACATCGCGGTGGGACGGGCTGCGCCGCACTACCAGCACCCCGAGATCTGTTCCGAGCCGCTGTACGAAGAACGCCTGCGTTTCGCCGTGCGCGCGGACCATCCGCTGACGCGCAAGCCCGATGTGTCGCTCGCCGACCTGTTGTCGTTTCGCTGGATTGTGTGGACCCGCGATATTCCCGCGCGCTATGTGCTGGAAGATGCCCTGGCCGAAGCGGGGCTGGCCGTGCCCCGCGATGTGGTGAACTCGAACTCGGTGCTGGCGACGATCGCGCTGGCCGCCGACAGCGACATGATCGCGGTGGTGGCCGAGCGCGCCATCGACCTGCCGGACGGCACCCGGGTGTTGACACCGCTGCCCGTGGCGCTGCACACGCGCAGCACGCTGACGATGTACTGGCGGCAGGAACTGGTGCCGTCCGCCGCGGTTCAGGAACTGCTGGCCAGGATACGGGCCGCGGCCCGGCCGGCGCCGGCGCCGGCGTAA